In Patagioenas fasciata isolate bPatFas1 chromosome 20, bPatFas1.hap1, whole genome shotgun sequence, a genomic segment contains:
- the TTLL11 gene encoding tubulin polyglutamylase TTLL11 isoform X3 produces the protein MHQRSSFKERAQLCPPPLAWWESREEGADGGNVRRFLEVCFSISEFLTPALQFPCSTWPQTFCKVTRAKHKNRVTPRLPRCQAPERGPEEPLPAGPAALPSLCLKQVFPKYAKQFSYLRLLDRVAALFIRFLGVKGTTKLGPTGFRTFIRNCKLSNSNFSMASVDILYIDITRRWNSMGIDHKESGMCLQAFVEAFFCLAQKKYKSLPLHEQVASLIDFCEYHLAALDEKRLVCGRGVVERRSAVVPCQTDGPHLAPAAHSPLLNRMATAGKYADDRNQRYERC, from the exons ATGCATCAGAGGAGCAGCTTTAAAGAGCGGGCTCAGCTCTGTCCTCCTCCCCTTGCTTGGTGGGAATCCCGGGAGGAAGGAGCTGATGGAGGAAACGTGCGCAGGTTTCTGGAGGTTTGTTTCAGCATTTCGGAGTTTCTGACCCCAGCCCTACAATTCCCCTGCAGCACTTGGCCTCAGACATTTTGCAAGGTGACCAGGGCCAAGCACAAGAACCGTGTTACCCCCCGACTCCCAAG GTGCCAGGCCCCGGAGCGggggccggaggagccgctgcccGCCGGCCCGGCCGCTCTGCCCTCCCTGTGCCTCAAGCAGGTCTTCCCCAAGTACGCCAAGCAGTTCAGCTACCTGCGGCTGCTGGACAGAGTGGCCGCGCTCTTCATCCGATTTCTTGGGGTCAAGGGGACAACGAAGTTGGGGCCAACAGGTTTCCGGACGTTTATAAG AAACTGCAAACTGAGTAACAGCAATTTTTCGATGGCTTCTGTCGATATCTTATATATTGATATCACAAGAAGGTGGAACAGCATGGGAATCGACCACAAAGAATCAG GGATGTGTTTGCAAGCCTTTGTCGAAGCGTTCTTCTGCCTGGCTCAGAAAAAATACAAGTCCCTCCCGCTCCACGAGCAAGTGGCATCGCTGATCGATTTCTGTGAGTATCACCTGGCTGCCCTGGACGAAAAGCGCCTGGTTTGTGGCCGCGGGGTCGTGGAGCGCCGAAGTGCAGTAGTTCCCTGTCAGACTGACGGACCTCACCTGGCACCAGCTGCACATTCACCCCTCCTGAACCGCATGGCCACGGCTGGTAAATATGCAGATGATAGAAATCAGCGCTATGAACGGTGCTAA
- the TTLL11 gene encoding tubulin polyglutamylase TTLL11 isoform X2: protein MTEMVRKITLSRAVRTMQDLFPLEYNFYPRSWILPEEFPLFVDEVRMLKDSDPSWKPTFIVKPDGGCQGDGIYLVKDPSDIRLSGSIPARPAVVQEYICKPLLVDKLKFDIRLYVLLKSLEPLEIYIAKDGLSRFCTEPYQEPTLKNLHQVFMHLTNYSLNIHSGNFIHSDDANTGSKRTFSSILCRLSSRGADVKKLWSDIISLVIKTIIALTPELKVYYQSDIPAGKPGPTCFQILGFDILLMKNLKPMLLEVNANPSMRIEHEQELSPGVFENVPSAVDEEVKVAVIRDTLRLVDPHKKKRRDVQCQAPERGPEEPLPAGPAALPSLCLKQVFPKYAKQFSYLRLLDRVAALFIRFLGVKGTTKLGPTGFRTFIRNCKLSNSNFSMASVDILYIDITRRWNSMGIDHKESGMCLQAFVEAFFCLAQKKYKSLPLHEQVASLIDFCEYHLAALDEKRLVCGRGVVERRSAVVPCQTDGPHLAPAAHSPLLNRMATAGKYADDRNQRYERC from the exons GTGCGCATGCTGAAGGACAGCGACCCGTCCTGGAAACCCACGTTCATCGTCAAGCCCGACGGCGGCTGCCAGGGGGACGGGATCTACCTGGTGAAGGACCCGAGCGACATCCGGCTGTCGGGAAGCATCCCCGCCCGCCCGGCCGTGGTCCAGGAGTACATCTGCAAACCGCTGCTCGTCGACAAACTCAAATTTGACATCCGGCTTTATGTCTTACTGAAGTCTCTAGAACCCTTAGAGATTTATATAGCCAAAGACGGACTATCTAGATTTTGTACAGAGCCCTATCAAGAACCCACTCTGAAAAACTTGCACCAGGTTTTTATGCACTTAACCAACTACTCGCTAAATATCCATAGCGGGAATTTCATCCATTCTGACGACGCAAACACTGGCAGCAAGAGGACTTTCTCAAGCATTCTGTGCAGACTGTCTTCCAGAGGAGCTGATGTCAAAAAGCTGTGGTCAGATATCATTTCACTGGTGATTAAAACAATTATTGCACTAACACCAGAACTGAAAGTTTACTATCAGTCCGACATACCAGCAGGAAAGCCTGGGCCAACTTGCTTCCAG ATTTTAGGGTTTGACATTCTCCTGATGAAAAACTTGAAGCCCATGTTACTAGAAGTAAATGCAAACCCCAGCATGAGAATAGAGCACGAGCAAGAG CTTTCTCCTGGAGTGTTTGAAAACGTCCCAAGCGCTGTTGATGAAGAGGTGAAGGTCGCTGTGATCAGGGACACGCTGCGGCTGGTGGACCCTcacaaaaagaagagaagagatgtGCA GTGCCAGGCCCCGGAGCGggggccggaggagccgctgcccGCCGGCCCGGCCGCTCTGCCCTCCCTGTGCCTCAAGCAGGTCTTCCCCAAGTACGCCAAGCAGTTCAGCTACCTGCGGCTGCTGGACAGAGTGGCCGCGCTCTTCATCCGATTTCTTGGGGTCAAGGGGACAACGAAGTTGGGGCCAACAGGTTTCCGGACGTTTATAAG AAACTGCAAACTGAGTAACAGCAATTTTTCGATGGCTTCTGTCGATATCTTATATATTGATATCACAAGAAGGTGGAACAGCATGGGAATCGACCACAAAGAATCAG GGATGTGTTTGCAAGCCTTTGTCGAAGCGTTCTTCTGCCTGGCTCAGAAAAAATACAAGTCCCTCCCGCTCCACGAGCAAGTGGCATCGCTGATCGATTTCTGTGAGTATCACCTGGCTGCCCTGGACGAAAAGCGCCTGGTTTGTGGCCGCGGGGTCGTGGAGCGCCGAAGTGCAGTAGTTCCCTGTCAGACTGACGGACCTCACCTGGCACCAGCTGCACATTCACCCCTCCTGAACCGCATGGCCACGGCTGGTAAATATGCAGATGATAGAAATCAGCGCTATGAACGGTGCTAA